The Staphylococcus simiae genome includes the window TCACCTTTTGCTTGTCCTTGAAGGTCACTTTTATTACTATTTCCTCCTCCGCATGCGCCAAGTAAAAGTGTAGCTCCGATAACTGTTGAGCCAACCATTTGCCATTTTTTCATTGAAAAATCCTCCTGTTATGTAACTCAAATAATAACTATGTTTTGCTTACAATTTCATGATAACCGACAAATGTTAACTACGTTTTGAGATAATGTAAAAATTCAGCAAAGGATTGTTAAGACTTTGTAAAAAGATGAATGACTATTAATAAGTCATCTATGATAGTTAAAAATATTGTTTATAATAGAAGAAATACAAAAAAGACCCTCACTAAAATCAATGAGAGTCTTAAGTTATTTAATTATTAAATTTTGAAAGAACTGTTATTGTTCTTCAGAGTCTACGTGACTCCAACCTTTTTTAGTTAAAGTGATTTTACCAGTTTCAATATTAATCATTTTCTGTTTATAAAGATGACCAATTGCTCGTTTAAATGAGCCTTTACTCATGTTAAAGACTTCTTTAATGGCTTCAGGACTCGATTTATCCCAAAATGGTAATTCACCATCATATTCTACTAATAAATCAAAAACTACCTGACCATCATCGTCTAAACGTTCATGTGCTAATGGCAAGAATGAACCATTTAATTCACCTTTGTCATTATGTCCTATAATACGAACAGATACCAGTTCACCTAGACGAGGTTCAGCTTTACGTTCTGATTCATGAACAAATATTTTATGGCCATCATTACTTAATAAGAAACTACCAATTCTTAATACACGATATGGTCTAGCTTCTATTATTTCATTTTGTAAATGATCATCATGTACTGGTGAATACATTTTATCAACAATTGATTCACTCGCTAATCGACCAAACATTTGATTTTCACGATCTATTCTTAGTGTTACTAATATTTGATCACCAGCGACAGGCCATAATGATTTAACTTTAGGTAAATCTTCCCATGGTACTAATACTTCACGTGGTAACCCTACATCAATACGTGCACCATCACGATCAGTTTTTAATACTTTAGCAAAATCATATTTATCTTTAGTAATCTCAGGCATATTTTGTGTCGCAAATAATTCACCTGAACGGTTAGGGTAAATGAAGAAACTATATTCTTCACCTACTTCTAATTCATCGTCGTCATTTATTTCAGATTGATTTAATTTCACTTGTTCGCCATTTGGTCCTTTTAATAGATAGGTTGAACCTTGCAAACCAGTGACTTCTAAAAACTCAATTGAGCCTACTATATCTTTATCTAATGCCATGTTATTCTCCTTCTGGTCTTATATTCTTTATAATTATAACATGACTGAGACAATCTATCATTACAACTTATATGAGGTCGAAACTATTGCGAATTTATGATATAATTCATCCGTTAGAATATCGATAGTAAAAAGGAGAAAATGCATGTTACAAGTAACTGATGTTAGTTTACGCTTTGGTGATCGTAAACTGTTTGAAGATGTAAATATTAAATTTACAGAAGGTAATTGTTATGGATTAATTGGTGCTAATGGTGCAGGTAAATCTACATTTTTAAAAATCCTATCTGGAGAATTAGATTCACAAACTGGCCACGTATCACTTGGTAAAGATGAACGTTTAGCTGTTTTAAAACAGGATCATTTCGCATATGAAGATGAACGTGTATTAGATGTCGTGATTAAAGGCCATGAACGATTATACCAAGTCATGAAAGAAAAAGATGAAATTTATATGAAACCTGATTTCAGTGATGAGGATGGTATTCGTGCTGCTGAACTTGAAGGCGAATTTGCTGAAATGAACGGATGGAATGCTGAAGCTGATGCAGCCAACCTACTTTCAGGTCTTGGTATCGATCCATCATTACATGATAAAAAAATGTCTGAATTAGAAAACAACCAAAAAATTAAAGTTCTTTTAGCACAAAGTTTATTTGGCGATCCAGACGTATTACTACTTGATGAACCGACAAACGGTTTGGATATTCCTGCAATAAGTTGGTTAGAAGACTTCTTAATTAATTTTGATAATACAGTTATTGTTGTATCCCATGACCGTCACTTTTTAAACAATGTATGTACACATATTGCTGACCTTGATTTTGGTAAAATCAAAGTATACGTGGGTAACTATGATTTCTGGTATCAATCAAGTCAATTAGCACAAAAAATGGCTCAAGAACAAAATAAGAAAAAAGAAGAGAAAATGAAAGAGTTACAAGACTTTATCGCTCGTTTCTCTGCCAATGCTTCTAAATCTAAACAAGCAACAAGCCGTAAAAAACAATTAGAAAAAATAGAATTAGATGATATTCAGCCATCTTCTAGAAGATATCCGTACGTTAAATTTACACCTGAGCGTGAAATTGGTAATGATTTATTAACTGTACAAAATTTATCTAAAACAATTGACGGTGAAAAAGTTTTAGATAATATTTCATTTACTATGAATCCAAATGATAAAGCTATTTTGGTTGGAGACAGTGAAATCGCTAAAACAACTTTACTCAAAATTTTAGCTGGAGAAATGGAACCCGATGAAGGATCATATAAATGGGGTGTAACAACATCATTAAGTTACTTCCCTAAAGACAACTCTGAATTCTTTGAAGGTGTCGATATGAACTTAGTTGATTGGTTAAGACAATATGCGCCTGAAGATGAACAAACTGAAACTTTCTTACGCGGTTTCTTAGGACGTATGCTATTTAGTGGCGAAGAAGTTAAGAAAAAAGCAAGTGTCTTATCTGGTGGAGAAAAAGTTCGTTGTATGTTAAGTAAAATGATGCTTTCTAGTGCCAATGTTTTACTTTTAGATGAACCAACAAATCACTTAGATTTAGAAAGTATTACAGCTGTTAATGATGGCTTAAAATCTTTCAAAGGATCAATTATATTTACTTCATATGACTTTGAATTTATTAATACAATAGCTAATAGAGTCATTGATTTAAATAAACCAGGTAGTGTATCTAAAGAAGTTCCATATGAAGAATACTTACAAGAAATTGGCGTTTTAAAATAATATTTTAAAATTATTATATTTATAAATTGCACAATCAAGAATTATGGTGTAAAATAACATTATAACCATTGACATGGCAAACACAAATCCCCTCACTATGGTGGTAGTGAGGGGATTTAACTGTGTGGCTTTAGCACCTGCTATTTTTTACTTTTTTCATTAAGCCAATATGTGAAAAAAGCAATGGCACAACCTGAAATAATCGTGCCTAAAACGTTAATAATTACCATTGACATGGTAAACAACCTCCTTCCGTGTCAAATTGACTGGTTATGTGGTATTGGGACAGAAATAAATTTTAAATAAAATTCATTTCGTAATCCTATCCCCAGCAAGACTGTCTAGATTTGTAAAACGTTGATTGATCAGCATTTTACAAATCAGACGGTTTTTTTGTTTACATTTGATTACATCAAATGCATAAGAGCCACTAAGCCCCTACTTCGTAGTGACTGTTTTATTGTTTACATTTGATTGCATCAAATGCATAAGAGCCACTAAGCCTCTACTTCGTAGTGACTGTTTTATTGTTTACATTTGATTGCATCAAATGCATAAGAGCCACTAAGCCCCTACTTCGTAGTGACTGTTTTTTGTTTACATTTGATTACATCAAATGCATAAGAGCCACTAAGCCCCTACTTCGTAGTGACTGTTTTATTGTTTACATTTGATTACATCAAATGCATAAGAGCCACTAAGCCCCTACTTCGTAGTGACTGTTTTATTGTTTACATTTGATTGCATCAAATGCATAAGAGCCACTAAGCCCCTACTTCGTAGTGACTGTTTTTTTGTTTACATTTGATTACATCAAATGCATAAGAGCCACTAAGCCCCTACTTCGTAGTGACTAAGTGGCTCTAAATTTTCTGTTTATTTAAAAAAATCTAAATTATCGGTTTACATACATAATTGTCATATGTATAATGAATGCATATCAACTTAATAATATTTTGATGAGGCGCATCAATCAAGAGTAAGTATTAGATTACTGTCTGCTAACAGCTAATACTGAAAGGGTGCGATGCCGAAACGATTATAATAGCAGTTATAATTTGTTGGACTTTTTGGTTAAGAGCTAAGAGTTTGTCATTATTCAAAAATAATGGAGTGCATCACTTGTATATAAATTTAGAACAAGTTCGCATTCCGAACTTGTTCTTTTTTATTATTGTGTGCCCTCTTCTAAAAATGGGAGGACAAAAAAGTGTCAAGAAGTGTTTTAAAATTTGGCGGATCTTCCGTCAGTGATTTTACCAAAATAAAAAATATAGCTGAAATGCTAAAAACACGTGTTGAAAATAATGAACAGCTCATAGTTGTAGTTAGTGCAATGGGAAAAACAACAGACCTGTTAATGGAAAATGTTTCAACATTAACATCTACTCCAAAAGATCAAGAATTAGCACTACTTTTATCTACTGGTGAACAACAAACTGTATCCTATTTATCAATGGTCTTAAATGACATTGGTGTAGGAGCTAAAGCTATGACTGGATATCAAGCTGGTATTAAAACAGTTGGACATCATCTTAAAAGTAAAATTGCTGAAATTAATCCTCAAACATTTGACAATGCATTTGAACAATACGATGTTTTAGTTGTAGCTGGATTTCAAGGTATTAATGATGATTTCGAACTTACAACACTTGGCCGTGGAGGTTCAGATACGACCGCAGTTGCCATTGCAGTAAGTAACGATATCCCTTGTGAAATTTATACCGACGTCGATGGTGTATATGCTACAGATCCTAGAATTTTACCTAAGGCTAAACGCTTATCTTATGTATCATACGAAGAAATGATGGAAATGAGTGCCCTTGGTGCAGGTGTTCTAGAAACTCGTAGTGTGGAATTAGCGAAAAATTACAATATCCCCCTTTATTTAGGAAGAACTTTATCAAATGTGAAAGGAACTTGGATTATGTCAAACAAAGAATTATTAGAAAAGAAAGCAGTAACCGGTGTAGCGTTAGACAAACATATGATGCATGTAACGATTACTTATCCACTGCCAGATAATCGTTTATTAACTCAATTATTTACAGAACTTGAGCAAGGCTCTGTTAATGTCGATATGATTTCTCAAATCGTTAATCATGATGGGTTACAACTTTCATTTACGATAAAAGACAATGATGTATATCAAATTTCTACTATTTTTGAAAATCTGAGACATCAATTTGAAGCATTAGACTATAAAATAAACGAGCATTACGTCAAAATTTCATTAATTGGTTCTGGCATGAGAGATATGTCAGGTGTTGCGTCAAAAGCGTTTATGACTTTAATAAACAATAATATCGCATTTTATCAAACTACAACATCAGAAATTAGTATTTCTTACGTTATTGATTCTGAAAATGGAGAAATAGCTGTAGAAAAACTTTATGACGCATTTGATATTTAATGTTAAAATTATTATTAAAATATTCTAAAAATTTTTATTATTACAAATTGGAGTGACTGTATTATGACAAAATTAGCTGTAGTTGGAGCAACTGGATTAGTAGGAACTAAAATGTTAGAAACTTTAGATCGTAAAAATATTCCATTTGATGAGTTAGTATTATTTTCATCACCACGTTCAGCTGGTAAAGAAGTTTCTTTTCAAGGTAAAACGTATGTTGTTCAAGAATTAAATGAAGATCGTGCACAAGAACATTTTGATTATGTCTTAATGAGTGCCGGTGGTGGTACAAGTGAACATTTTGCTCCCCTTTTTGAACAAGCCGGTGCTATTGTAATTGATAATTCTAGTCAATGGCGTATGACTGAAGATGTAGATTTAATTGTACCAGAAGTGAATGAACCAACATTTAGTAGAGGTATTATTGCTAACCCTAACTGTTCTACTATTCAATCTGTTGTACCATTAAAAGTATTACAAGAAGCTTATGGCTTAACTCGAGTAGCTTATACTACTTATCAAGCTGTATCTGGATCTGGAATTAAAGGTAAGAGAGATTTAACTGAAGGTGCCAATGGTAAAGAACCTGAAGCATATCCACATCCAATTTATAATAATGTATTACCACATATTGATGTATTTCTTGACAATGGTTATACCAAAGAAGAACAAAAAATGATCGATGAAACACGTAAAATTTTAAAACAACCTGACTTAAAAGTAACTGCAACATGTGCGCGTGTACCTGTGCAAGATAGCCATAGTGTTGAAATGGATGTTACGCTTGCCAAAGAAACAACTGCCGAAGATATTAAAGCATTGTTTGATAAAGATAGTCGTGTAGTATTAGTCGATAATCCTGCTAATAATGAATATCCTATGGCAATAAATTCTACTAATAAAGACGAAGTATTTGTAGGACGTATTCGTCGTGATGATTCATTAGATAATACCTTCCATGTTTGGTGTACATCAGATAATTTATTAAAAGGTGCTGCATTAAATGCAGTACAAGTACTAGAGCAAGTAATGAGTCTAAAAGGAGAGAAATAATATGACACATTTATTCGAGGGCGTTGGTGTAGCATTAGCTACCCCATTCACAAATAATGAAGTGAATTATGATGATTTAAGACAACATGTTTCATTTTTATTAGAGAATAATGTTAAAGCGATAATCTTTAATGGTACAACTGCTGAAAGCCCAACTCTAACTGATGATGAAAAAGACCATATATTAGAAACAGTTGTAAATTTAGTAGATGGACAAGTACCTGTTATAGCTGGAACTGGAACAAATGACACTGAGAAATCTATTAAATCTTCTGTACGTGCACGTCAATTAGGTGCTGATGCAATTATGCTAATCACACCATACTATAATAAAACTAATCAACGTGGTTTAATTCAACATTTTGAAACGATTGCCAATGCAGTAGAATTACCAGTTGTCTTGTACAACGTTCCATCTAGAACGAATATGACAATAGATCCTGAAACGGTAGAAACGTTAAGTCACAATCCTTATATTGTTGCCTTAAAAGATGCAACGAATGACTTTGACTATTTAAATGAAGTACAACAACGTATTAATCAAGATGACTTTGCATTATATAGTGGCAATGATGATAATGTAGTTAAATATTATCAACAAGGTGGAAATGGCGTTATTTCAGTTATTGCAAATGTTATTCCACAAGAATTTCAAAAATTATATGACGCACATCAAAATGGTCAAAATATCGAAACTTCATTTGAACCTATCAATGAACTATTAAATGCGCTAGCAGTGGATGTCAATCCAATTCCAATTAAAGCATTAACTAGCTATCTAGGTTTTGGTAATTATGAATTACGCTTACCTCTGATTCCATTAGAACAAGCAGAAACTACAGTCTTACAACAAGCTTATGATACGTTTAAAGCAGGTGAACAATAATGAAAATTTTATTAATTGGTTATGGAACGATGAATAAACGCGTTGCACGTTTGGCTGAAGACAAAGGTCATGAAATTGTTGGTGTGATTACACCTGAAAATAATAACGACTTACCTTACAAGACTTATCAACATATATCAGAGGTTACTGATGCAGATGTAGCGATTGATTTTTCAAATCCCAATTTATTACTACCATTATTAGATGAAGACTTCACGCTACCTTTAGTTGTCGCAACAACTGGTGAAAAAGAACAGATCATTACTAAGTTAGAACAATTAGCAACACGTATGCCTGTATTTTTCAGTGCAAATATGAGTTATGGTGTTCATGCTTTAACTAAAATATTAGAAGCTGCTGTACCTCTACTACAAGATTTTGATATTGAATTAACTGAAGCACATCATAACAAAAAAGTAGATGCACCTAGTGGCACTTTAGTTAAACTGTATGATGTAATCGAGTCATTACGCGAACAAACAAACCCTGTATATGATAGACATGAAATTAACGACAAACGACAACCACAAGATATTGGTATTCATTCCCTACGTGGAGGTACTATTGTTGGTGAACATGAAGTATTATTTGCAGGTACAGATGAAACAATTCAAATTACTCATCGTGCACAATCAAAAGATATCTTTGCCAATGGCGCAATTCAAGCTGCCGAACGCTTGATTAATAAACCAAACGGATTTTATACATTCGATAATTTATAATTTTATATTAAGGAGACTTTAACAATATGGTACAACATTTAACAGCGGAAGAGATTATTCAATATATAAGTGATGCTAAAAAATCAACACCTTTAAAAGTTTATGTCAATGGTCAATTTGATCATGTCGACTTCCCTAAGACTTTTAAAGTGTTTGGATCTGAAAATTCAAAAATTATATTCTGTGAAGCGGATGAATGGAAACCGTTTTACGCTAACTACAAAGAACAATTTGAAGATGTAGAAATTGAAATGGATCGTCGTAATTCTGCTATTCCATTAAAAGATTTAACAAATACGAATGCGCGTATTGAACCAGGTGCTTTTATTAGAGAGCAAGCAATTATTGAAGATGGTGCTGTCGTGATGATGGGAGCAACAATTAATATTGGCGCTGTCGTTGGTGAAGGTACGATGATTGATATGAATGCTACGTTAGGAGGTCGTGCTACTACAGGTAAAAATGTACATGTAGGTGCAGGTGCTGTATTAGCAGGTGTTATTGAACCACCAAGTGCATCACCAGTTGTTATTGAAGATAATGTTCTTATCGGTGCCAATGCTGTTATTCTTGAAGGTGTCAGAGTTGGCGAAGGTGCCATCGTTGCTGCTGGTGCTATTGTTACACAAGATGTACCTGCTGGTGCAGTAGTTGCAGGTACACCAGCGAAAGTAATTAAACAAACTTCTGAAGTTGAAGATTCAAAACGTGAAATCGTTTCAGCTTTAAGAAAACTAAATGATTAAATCATAGTCAAAGTTGATTGCTAGTTTTTAATATTTCGAAATGAGCATATGGTTTAAATCATTCATTTCCAATAGAGTATGACATAAAAAAAGAATATAAAGAATTGGTTACTATTGGCAGTAACTGTCTGTATTATAAAATATTGATTAACTAATTATTTATAATACTAGTCAGTCTTGCCGGAGTGGGAGTGACCCGTCTAGAAAAGTTTAAGGATTACAGTTGACACTATTCGTGCAACTGCATTGGGACCCAACAAAGAAAAATTTTAAAAGGATTACAGTTGCACTATATGTTCAACTGTATAAAAGCTACTAAAGATTGTAAATCTAAGTAGCTTTAAATGTGCAAGCTGGGCAAGGGACCCAACATAGAGAAACTGTTTCACAGTTTCTACAAGCAATGCAAGCTGGGCAAGAGCTACTAAAGATTAAAATCTATAATAAATGATTACAATTGATTGCTAGCGCAACAATTGCATAAGAGCTACTAAAGATTAAAAATCTAAGTAGCTCTAAATGTGTAAGACGGGCATCTACGAAATAATTTATTTTGAATCGATTATTTCTCTCCCACTCCTTTCTTTATATCAATAACTGACACAGTAACAACTTAGTTATAATAACTAAACAATTAAGTGTTTACTATTTGTTTGACGATGTAACCATACTGCACTAATAATATAATATTTTATGAACAAAGGGCTGATAAATATGAATGAAATAGAATTTGTAACACAGCACAGACGCCATCTTCACCAACATCCAGAGTTAAGTTTGCATGAATTTGAAACAACAACATATATTAAGCAATTTTTAGATGACCTCAATATTACATATGACTGTCCACTTGAAACAGGTGTGATAGCTTATCTTGAAGGTAATGGATCTCATACTTTAGCTTTTAGAGCTGATATTGATGCCCTTCCTATTTTTGAAGAAAACGACGTACCCTACCGAAGTCAAACAGACAATGTTATGCATGCGTGTGGACATGATGGTCACACAACAGCATTAATGTTGTTCGTAAAACGCTGTAAAGATTTAGCTGATAACGGTAAACTTCCTCAAAATGTGGTGTTTATTTTCCAACCTGCTGAAGAAACTGGCGGTGGTGCTAATCGTCTAATCAAAGCTGGTGCCTTTGATAAACACCCTATTGAAGCTGTCTTCGGTATACACGTTAATCCTTTCGCTGATGAAGGTGGTGCTGTAATTAGGGATGAAGAAATTACTGCAAGCGCCACAGAGTATCGTTTTTATTTTAATGGTTTATCTAGCCATGTTGCAGATAAAGAACAAGGTCATTCATGTGGTGAAGCACTACAACATGCACTCGTACAAATATCTCAAATACAACAATTTCATCTTAATGGCTTAAAGCGTAACATTGTTCATATTGGTCATTTTGAAGCTGGTGAAGCAATTAATACAGTTCCTAGTAATGGTTATTTAGAAGGTACTATTCGCACCTATGATATTGATGATTTAACAACTGTTAAGCAACAAATGATAAAAATAGCTAAAAGTGTTAAATTATTATTTAATGTTGATTGTGAAGTGAAATTTGCTGAAGGTTATCCTCCAACAATGAATAGTCCTAAATTGCGTGCACAAGTTGAACAAGCTTTAATAGAGGCCGATTTAAAGGTTATCGACAAACCAACACCATTTTTATTCGGGGAAGATTTTAGCTTTTATGGCCAACAATTAGCCCCTGCTTACTTTGTTTTTATGGGAACACGTAACAAAGATAAAGGGTTTGTCACAGGTTTGCACACATCTCATTTGAATTTTGATGAACACGTGTTAATTGATGTGGCGAATTACTATGAAAATATTTTGAAAAATTATAAAGAGGTGTAATGTTTTGACAGCAACATGGTCAGTTAATACAGATATATTTCAACAAAATGCTGTAAAAGTTAAAAATAATCAACCCATTATGGCAGTTGTAAAAAATAATGCTTACCATTATGGTTTAGCATTTGCTGTAGATCAATTTTTGCAAGCTGGTATTACAACATTTAGCACAACATCATTACCGGAAGCAATACAAATTCGTCAACTTGCACCAGATGCCACTATTTTTTTAATGAATGCTGTTTATGACTTCGATGCTATTAGAGATAATGACATTCAGATGACGTTACCTTCTCTAAGCTATTACTATGAGAATAAACATCATTTGGCAGGTATACGTGTACATTTAGAATTTGAAAATTTACTACATCGTTCTGGTTTTAAAACTCTGGCAGAAATTAAAGAAGTCTTGACAGATCATAGTAACAATAATGAGCCGAAAATGATTATTAGTGGTATTTGGACTCATTTTGGCTATGCTGACGAATTTGATGTACCTGATTATGACATTGAGCGTAAACAATGGCTTAATGTCTTAAATACTTTATTAGACGAAGGTCATCATTTCGATATGATCCACGCTCAAAATAGTGCTAGTTTTTATCGTGAAGGTCAAGTAGTACTGCCCTATCATACACATGCAAGAGTGGGTATTGCTTTATATGGTTCTAGACCATATAGTTCCTTAAACAACAATGATATTATCCAATCTTTAACAGTAAAAGCAAATGTTATCCAAGTACGCGAAGTACAACAAGGTGATTATTGTGGGTATAGTTTTGCCTTTGAAGCAACTAGAAACCATACAAAACTTGCTGTAGTTGATATAGGTTATGGGGATGGTATTTTAAGAAGTCGTGCTCAACATGAAGTGATAATAAATAATCAACGCTTTCCTATTCGAGCATTGATGATGAGTCATATGTTTGTTGAAGTTGATGACTCAGTGCAAGCACAAGATGAAGTAATATTATATAATAATGATATGCGCATCGATGAGTTTACCTTTAAGGGTGTTGGTGCAAATTCAGAACAATTAAGTGCAATGAATCATGATTCTTTACAAAAGGAGTATTTCTAATGACTGTAAAATATAACGCTTCAGGCGAACTAACGATGAATGACATGAGTCTAAAAACAATTGCTCAAAGTTTTGGTACACCTACAATTGTATATGATGAAAATCAAATTAGAGAGCAAATGCGACGTTACCATCGTGCTTTTAAGGAAAGTGGCTTAGCATATAACATTTCCTATGCTTCCAAGGCATTTACATGTCTACAGATGGTTAAACTTGTTGCAGAAGAAGATTTGCAATTGGATGTTGTGTCAGAAGGAGAACTATATACAGCTTTAGAAGCTGGATTCGACGCTAAAAAAATTCACTTTCATGGTAACAACAAGTCTAAACAAGAAATTAGATATGCGTTGGAAAGTGGTATTGGCTACTTTGTTATTGACTCACTTGAAGAAATTGACTTAATCGATAAATATGCCAACGACACAGTAAATGTCGTTCTACGTGTTAATCCAGGTGTTGAAGCACATACCCATGAATTTATTCAAACTGGACAAGAAGATAGTAAATTCGGTTTATCTATTCGATATGGTTTAGCTGATCAAGCTATTGACAAGATTACACAAAGTAATCATCTCTATTTAAAAGGAATTCATTTCCATATTGGTTCACAAATTGAAGGCACAGAAGCAATGATTGAAACAGCTAAAATTGTCTTAAACTGGTTAAAAGAACAACAAATTGAAGTGGAGCTTTTAAATCTTGGTGGTGGTTTCGGCATCAAATATGTTGATGGTGATCAAAGCTTTCCAATCGAAGAGGGTATCGCAGAAATTACTACAGCAATTAAAACTATAGCACATGAATTAAGTTACCCCCTACCTGAAATTGGCATAGAACCAGGTCGTTCAATTGTTGGTGAAGCTGGTGTTACTTTATATGAAGTAGGTACGATCAAGGATATTCCAAATGTTAATAAATATGTTTCTATAGATGGTGGCATGAGTGATCATATCAGAACAGCCTTATATGGCGCAC containing:
- a CDS encoding amidohydrolase, with protein sequence MNEIEFVTQHRRHLHQHPELSLHEFETTTYIKQFLDDLNITYDCPLETGVIAYLEGNGSHTLAFRADIDALPIFEENDVPYRSQTDNVMHACGHDGHTTALMLFVKRCKDLADNGKLPQNVVFIFQPAEETGGGANRLIKAGAFDKHPIEAVFGIHVNPFADEGGAVIRDEEITASATEYRFYFNGLSSHVADKEQGHSCGEALQHALVQISQIQQFHLNGLKRNIVHIGHFEAGEAINTVPSNGYLEGTIRTYDIDDLTTVKQQMIKIAKSVKLLFNVDCEVKFAEGYPPTMNSPKLRAQVEQALIEADLKVIDKPTPFLFGEDFSFYGQQLAPAYFVFMGTRNKDKGFVTGLHTSHLNFDEHVLIDVANYYENILKNYKEV
- the lysA gene encoding diaminopimelate decarboxylase, producing the protein MTVKYNASGELTMNDMSLKTIAQSFGTPTIVYDENQIREQMRRYHRAFKESGLAYNISYASKAFTCLQMVKLVAEEDLQLDVVSEGELYTALEAGFDAKKIHFHGNNKSKQEIRYALESGIGYFVIDSLEEIDLIDKYANDTVNVVLRVNPGVEAHTHEFIQTGQEDSKFGLSIRYGLADQAIDKITQSNHLYLKGIHFHIGSQIEGTEAMIETAKIVLNWLKEQQIEVELLNLGGGFGIKYVDGDQSFPIEEGIAEITTAIKTIAHELSYPLPEIGIEPGRSIVGEAGVTLYEVGTIKDIPNVNKYVSIDGGMSDHIRTALYGAQYEALLVNRHEEANDTVTIAGKLCESGDIIIKDAKLPSSVKRGDYLAILSTGAYHYSMASNYNQMQKPSVFFLKDGKAREVIKRQSLRQLIINDTK